Genomic segment of Hirundo rustica isolate bHirRus1 chromosome 6, bHirRus1.pri.v3, whole genome shotgun sequence:
ccacgggcaaggacactttccactagatcaggttgctccaagccctgatTACCTGTGTTTTAAGCAAGACATTTCTGTGGATCCAGGCAACAGAGAGCTTGGGATGGAGAGTATGGAGAGAAAGAACCCCAGGGTGCTCCGCAGGAGCAAAGCCCAAGAGCCCAAGAGGTGAAGAAAAGGGATTTTGGAGGAGAATTTCCCTATGGACTACTGAGCCCTCTGGAGCTGAGAGTTCCTCCTGAGACCCTTCCTGACCAGGGGTGGGATCACACCTGGCTCCCAACGGCCAGGATCAGGGATTTTGGACCTACCAATGCCTCCAAAGGGCAGCGAGGGCATTGACATGTGCATCAGGGTGTCATTGCCACAGAAGCCACCGCTGCTCGTCCGCTCCAGGACCTGGTTCACCACCTGGGAGTGACACGAGGAAGATGGGACATGGGTCTCCCACCCCATTCCCCTAGTCCCAAACACAATCCATGCCCCACAGCTAGGGCTGTGTGCTGTAAGGGAAACACTTGGAGCAGAAACATGGCTGGATACAaggagcacagggcaggtgcAGTCCTGGCTCGGCTCTACCTTGTCATCGGAGGAGAAGGCGTAGAGGGCCAAGGGCCGCTCCCGGCTGTTGATGAAGTCGATGGCTTCATCCGTGCTGGTGATGACGACGATGGGCAGGATGGGCCCGAAGATCTCCTCCTGCATGATGGGATCCGAGGGCTGCACGTCCGCCAGCACCGTGGGAGCTGCGGCGAGGAAACACGACGGCATCAGCCAGGCACGGAGGTCGGAGAGATCACCGTGGTCATCCCACCAGGACCTGCCTCCTGTACAAAAGGCCACCTTCCTGGCCAAGCACCCACTTCCTGTCATAATCTTCTCCAAACCTGAAATGTACTCCACGCAGGGATGCAGACGTGGGTGACCCCCAAGCCTCACCGATGTAGCGCTCCGCCTCGTCCGTCTGTCCCCCGAGGGCCACGCGCCCGctgcccagcagcctctgcaccCGCCGGAACTGCTTGTCCCCTGCAATGCGGCCGAAATCCGGGGATTCTCGGGGGTTGGGGCCGTAGAAATCAGTGATGGCCTCACGCAGGGCCGGGATGAGCTTCTCCTGCATCTCTACGGTGCAGAGCAGGTAGTCGGGCGCGATGCAGGTCTGCCCCGCGTTGAAGAAGCGGCCCCAGGCCACGCGCCGCGCCACGTTGGTCACGTCGCAGGTGTCGGACACGTAGCAGGGGTTCTTGCCCCCCAGCTCCAGCGTCACCGGGGTCAGGTGCTTGGCAGCGGCCGTCATCACGATCCGCCCCACTGGGGGGCTGCCTGCGGGCAGGGAAAGCGTGGACGGAGGTGGGAATCCCGCCAGCCGCCGCACGGCTTTGGGATGGGGCACTGAGTCCTGCCTGACCTCAGATGCGCAGCCCAGATCCTCCGAGAGATccaggcagggctctgctctgtcccatGGGACGTACCAGTGAAGAAGATGTAGTCAAACTTGTTCTCCAGCAGCCTGGTGGTCTCCGGCACGCCACCGGTCACCACAGCAAAGCAGTCctgcaaggaaagagaaaaaaatccgCTCCTGTCACCATCTGTCCCCACCAACAGCATCCTGGGAGGCTGGGACACTGGCCGGGCATGGAGGAAGGAAGTTGGGCGATAGATGGAATCAGAGGTGATGTGTGAggcaggcacagagcacagccctgtgcGTGCAGGGGTGCCCCAGCCATGCCACAGGGATGACAGGAGTGCCCCACCTTGTCCAGGTAGCTGGGCAGCCCTTCTGCCACGATTCTTTCTGTCTTCTTGGACATCTCCGAGGGTTTGACAATGACACAGTTCCCTGGGGAAGACGAGACAGGATGTTGGAGCTGTGACATGGTGACAGCCAGCCCTTCTATGGACGAGGCACCCTCACCAGCGCTCGGCACtgctgggatgctccaggcCAGGGGATTGGAATTTTGGGCTCACCAGCAGCGACGGCCCCGATGAGGGGCACCAGGAAGAGGTGGATGGGGTAGTTCCAGGGCGCTATGATGAGCACCACCCCGTAGGGCTCCTTGCGGATGAAGGCGGAGTCCATCCTCGTTGCCTGTGGGACACCCAACAACGTCAGGTCCCAGGCTGCACCACCATcccacccagctctgcctcccatcctctctcccctctcacCAGAGTCCTGTCCACCTGCTCGTCCTTCATCCAGCGGGACAAGTTTTTCAGGGTCTCATAGAGCTCGTTCTTGGACAGGAAGATCTCAGATAATTCGGCTTCAAAGGGTACCTGCAGACACCAAAGATGCAACATGCCCCCTTGGCATATCCTGCAGCTCTTATCCCAACACTCCATACTGCTTtgcccaggatttggggtgtggAGCCCTCTACATCCCGTGGTGGATTTCAATCCCTAAGGGTGTTGAGAACCCCCTGTGTCTGCAACACGATGTTTTTAGGCACTGATGGCTTAAAAATAGGAAGGATTGTGCAGATCCCATTCATCCGGACAAGAAGAAGGATGGGGAGGGTGTCCAAAGGGACTAGGTTGGAGAAGAGAAGATGATGAGCCCTGTGTCTTATTAAGGCTCTGactgcagagccagggaatccaggctctgagCGTCGCAGCCTAGGAGAGCCCTGAAAGAGGGAAGAGGGTGACGTCAGGTGGGAAGttcagggcagggagcagcgaCAGAAATCAGGGAAGAACATGTCCAGGgaagagggaaactgaggctggTGGGTGTGGGAATGGTTATCCATGTCAAGgggctccccacagccccttcTGTCTatggcagagcagggatgggctcAGGAGGACGGTGACTGGGACATGCTTCACCTCCGTCTCCCAAATCCAGAGGCTGTGGGCTCGGGACAGAGCCCAGACAGGGCTGGAGAACCCCATGAGAGGAGGACAAAGCAcccccagctgggctgtgggaggcCCTCAGCTCCTCTGGCCACCAAGTCCTCCTGTTCCGGTCCCCTCTCACCTTGCCCAAGTCAGAGGCAGTGGCCTCCAAGATCTGCTGCTTCTTGTCATCCAGGAAGCGTCCCAGGGCCTCCAGCTGGGCCGTGCGGTATTCCAAGGGCCGCGTCTTCCCCGAGAGCCAGGATGCCCGCAGGTGGCTCACCAGCCCCGCATAGGGATtcctgctgtggggacaggggtcTTAGAGGGACACCAGCCCCATTccagctcctcagagctccgCATCGCCCCCGCCCAGCGTCCGACTGCCGCtccagggagaggatggagcagcGGGACCCCTCCGTCCCACCGCGCTCTCACCTCGTGGCATCACCCTCGGGGGCTCCGCTGGCCTCGCTCTCAGGGAGCAGCGGGACGACAGTTCCCGTCTCCATGCTCCCGCAGGCGCGGTGCGGGACGGTTGCGCCGTGCTTATCAACCGCAGCTTCCCTCTCCTCGGCTAACAGCGCGGCTGCCggcttcctgccctgccccttgGCCGCCTGCCCCGACCCTTGGCCGCCTGCTCTGACCCTTGGCCGCCTGCCCTGCCGAACGTCGCTGCTGGCCCCGCTCCCGTTAAAGCTGCTTGGGATGGGGAACGCCCCATCCCAACCCTCCCAGCACCCCGCAAACCAGAGCAGGGAGGCACAaagagaggctgggagagagTTTGATGCGAAGTCTTTACTAGAGGCAGAGTTACACGGAGCAAAGAGCaacagagaggagggagagagggtcAATCGGAAGGAAAAGTCCGTGTGAGGGGAGACGGGGCTGATGGGAGCGCTTCTCCACCAGAAAGAGAGGTTTGGAGGCAGAAGTTGTTTTCGGTCGTTTCAGCTGTGTCCTGGAAAATGGTTCGGAGCAGAGGCCACAAGGGTGTAGAGGAGGGGATGTCCATCCCGGCTGTCCGACACGCTCCAGCGAGGCAAAGGACACGGCGAGGAAGTGGGGGAGCGTGATcaagagggagagggggagagtCCCAGCTCTCCACGCTGACTCCGTGGCAGCCTCAGAGCAGGGTGCAGGTGCCCCTGCGCTTCACCTCAAAGGTGGTGGTGAGGATCCCCAGCTTCTGCTGGGTGTAGGGCGGGTAGCGCGGGGTGTTGAGCGTCTCCAGCCCCATGTTCCGGTGCAGGCAGCCGCGGTGGTGGGAGAAGGTGTCGAAGGTGAACTTCCCGTGGTATTTTCCCAGGCCGCTGTTCCCTGGAACACACAGGACAGGTCCACGCTCAGGACGGGACTCTGCTCCTGATGATGCCTTCTCCAAGCATCAGAACGAGGTGGGAAAAACACCTACAGGAttttctgagcagcacagacatGCTGGAGGAGTTCCATTTTTCCAGTGCCTCCTCCAGGCATATGGATGCTCAGTCCAGCCAATCCTGCTGCAGCTTAGCAGCTCGGAGGCCCCAGCATCTCCTTTCTACCCACCTCCATTCATCTacaccagctctgctgggttcTGCCAGTCCTGATTTCCCTCCATGATGCTCCACCGTATCTCCCCATGGTTGGAGCTGTCCGGCCTTTTTCCCGGAACTCATAAAAAACCTGGAGCCACATTGGCCACACCAGTTCTCCCAGTTCCTGTGGCCGGTTTAACTGGAGGTTAAGAGCCCAGTGACTTCCCGTGGAAGCTTTGGTGCCATCTCACCCCAATGACTTCAGCCCCTTCACCTGCTCTCAAGTGGCTTTACCTGATAATTGAAGGTGGTTGGGCTGAATCATTCCCAATTAAGATAAGTTACAGAATGGGAAGTACAAAAAATTGTTCCCTGAACCACAGGCAGGTGAGGAATTAATTGTCTGGGTGCTTCATTACGCCTGACTCAGGAGCCAGCCCCGACAGAGATGCTGAGCAAGGGCAGCACCAAATGAAGGGACTTATCccagaaatattttgggaaGAGATCAAGACATGGGGAAGAATTCCAGGAAACAACATTCCCGTGTTCCTGTATCCCTGGACCATGCTGCACCCACAGCCTAGGGCTGAGCAGCCTCACTTTTcacctgagaaagaaaaaaatggtgcCTCAGGAGAccaaaaatttcttcttctccaaGGAGGATTTCCAAGATCCTGTAAGAGGTCCTCCAGGTTTTCATAAGTGTTTTGTTCCTGCTATTTTGTCCTAAAAGTTGGAATGAAGGTACAACCTGGCTCCTGAGGGACATGAAGTGATCCAGCACCACACCGGCTGCAGGAGGAAACTCCCACTCCTCACCATGGCCCAGGCCACAGACCACACCTGGCTCCCAACGGCCAGGATCGGGGATTTTGGACCTACCAATGCCTCCAAAGGGCAGCGAGGTCAGCGTCAAGTGCATCAGGGTGTCATTGCCACAGAAGCCACCGCTGCTCGTCCGCTCCAGGACCTGGTTCACTatctgggatggagcagagaaGGCAGATGAGGGCCTTGCCCTTGGCAAACCTTACCTAGTTTACCCCCTGGATGTTCCCAGAGCGTCTGGGCTCTGAAGACCCTTCAGAGCACATCCTGGGGCTCGTGGAGGCGGTGCCAGAATTCCCTCCCCACATTTTCCTGCTCCACAGACACACCTTGCTGTCGCAGGAGAAGGCGTAGAGGGCCAAGGGCCGTGGCCGCGCGTTGATGAAGTCGATGGCTTCGTCCATGTTGGCGATGACGACGATGGGCAGGATGGGCCCGAAGATCTCCTCCTGCATGGCAGGGTCCGAGGGCTGCACGTCCGCCAGCACCGTGGGAGCTGCGGCGAGGAAACACGACGGCATCAGCCAGGCACGGAGGTCGGAGATGAAACCTCACCTCAGGACACGTTTTTAAGCACCCCTAAAACTCTTTTCTCTCGAGAGCCTCCCCTCTGTATGAAGAGCCCCCGACAAGCCCCACCAAGACGTGGGTGACCCCCAAGCCTCACCGATGTAGCGCTCCGCCTCGTCCGTCTGTCCCCCGAGGGCCACGCGCCCGCTGCACAGCAGCGCCCGGAGGCGCCGGAACTGCTTGTCACTCACAATGCGGCCGAAATCCGGGGATTCTCGGGGGTTGGGGCCAAAAAACTCGGTGATGGCCTCGCGCAGGGCGGGCATGAGCTTCTCCTGCATCTCTATGGTGCAGAGCAGGTAGTCGGGCGCGATGCAGGTCTGCCCCGCGTTGAAGAAGCGGCCCCAGGCCACGCGCCGCGCCACGTTGGTCACGTCGCAGGTGTCGGACACGTAGCAGGGGTTCTTGCCCCCCAGCTCCAGCGTCACCGGGGTCAGGTGCTTGGCAGCGGCCGTCATCACGATCCGCCCCACTGGGGGGCTGCCTGCGGGCAGGGAAAGCGTGGATGGAGGTGGGAATCCCGCCAGCCACTGCACGGCTTTGGGATGTGGCACTGAGTCCTGCCTGACCTCAGACGCGCAGCCCAGATCCTCCGAGAGATccaggcagggctctgctctgtcccatGGGACGTACCAGTGAAGAAGATGTAGTCAAACTTGTTCTCCAGCAGCCTGGTGGTCTCCGGCACGCCACCGGTCACCACAGCAAAGCAGTcctgcaaagaaagagaaaaatccgCTCCTGTCACCATCTGTCCCCACCAACAGCATCCCAGGAAGCTGGGACATTGGCTGAGCGCAGAGGGAGGATGTGTGGGGATGGTGGCtgtgaggcagggctgggaacacCATGCCCAAGAATAAGAGACAAGGACAAGAAGGGCTCCTCACATCGTCCAGGTAACAGCCCAGCGTTTCAGCAACGAGTCTCTCTGTGTTCTTGGAGATCTCTGAGGGTTTGATGATGGCGCAGTTCCCTGGGGGAAGATGGAAAGGACATCAGTACAGTGACATGGTGACAGCCAGCCCTTCTAGGGACGAGACTTATGGGGAGACCCTGGCAGTTCCAGGCCAGGGGATTGGAAATTTGGGCTCACCAGCAGCGATGGCCCCGATGAGGGGCACCAGGAAGAGGTGGATGGGGTAGTTCCAGGGCGCTATGATGAGCACCACCCCATAGGGGTCCTTGCGGATGAAGGCAGAGTCCAGCTGCATCACCTTCAAGGAAGAACATGAGCTCAGCACCGCCTTCCCTACCAGCAATccctctcccccacctcccttTTCCACGAGCTTCCTTCTTACCAGGTTCTTGTCCACGTACTCATCCTTCATCCATTGGCACAGGTTGTTGAGGGTGACATTGAGCTCATTCTTGCAGAGGAGGATCTCGCTGAAGAAAGCCTCGAAGGACGGCTGGGGACAGACATCATGGAAGCGTCACCCCAGCACTGAGCCCACCACCGACCCCGTCACCCTAACACAGACCCCATCACCCCAATCCCACCACCCCAGGAGGCATCTCTCCCCTCTTCAGCAGAAGTTTCCGTCACCTCCTGTAAGTCCCACGGAATACCAGAATCCCagaaattttatgaaaatagtTATTTGGCtagaaggaggggaaaaaaaaaaaaaaaattgaacatttTCATGGTGTTTAACAAATTCCTGAGCTCAGCACTGTGAACTGGCAACAGAGCCCTGAGCCAAGGGAGCACTCAAGCAATGTCACCAGAGCTCCTGAAGACCTggtcctggtggaaggcatcCTGACCACTTGGATATTCCAGCTggaagcaaaacccaaagcTCCCTTCCACCACCCATGGACAAAAGCTGCACCTTTTAGTCTTAAGTTTAGTCAAGTCTTAAGACCTTGACTAAGGGGAAGTAATAAGAACCACAGCTTAATTAAACCCCATGTGATGGagaagtgggtcctctccaTAGCTGCGGAGCACAGACTGGGATCGTATCATCCTTGCAGGAGAAGTGTGAAGACACCAGGGATAGGAGACCCTTCATGACCGTGGAGAACAGGGAGAACCAAGCTCCTGTGCTGCGACATCCTATTTTGGACTCCTACAACCCAAAAGCACCCCTGGATTGGAgtcttcctcccatccccacACCACTTTGAGGCTGGGAAGGCTGGTTGCTGATTCCCAGGACTTTCTACCACCAAGAGACCTTCAGGTCCCCAAaatgcagcagccaggaggggcGAGGACCCTCTTGGACACGAGGGCTCAGCAGGCACACGAGATAATCGGGTGAAGCAACGGGGCCGTTCTCAAACCAGGATGACGATGGCATCACCAGGATAAGGAAGACGATGGCTCATTAAGGATTTTGATGGGATACAAAGGTTGTGAGATTGGACATTAAGTCTGAGGTCATCCAAGTGCCACCACTCATTGGCACCAGAGAGGAACCGGCAGTGCTGGAGGTGAGACACCACCTCAGCGACGTAAGAGCAGGTGAAGTGTCCATCTAGCTATGAGGGCCCGGCTGCATAACAAGCTCATTACTGGACAACCGGATCTAATTAGGCATAATTAGGAAAGATGATGGACACGCTCAGAGCACCGATGCCTATCAAGGCCTGGCTGAAGGAGAAGACCTCGCCTCCAACAAACAAGGCAATTAGGAGCCTTGGGAGATGGTAGGAcgtggaaagacattgctgaGGGCATGGGCCACTTCACTGATGCCAAAGAAAAGAGGTGAGGATCATAtaatggaatcctggaatggtttgggttggcagGGACCTTAAAGCACACCCAGTTCTGCCCCGTCATGGgccaggacaccttccactagcccaggttgctccaagccccatccaacctggcctcgggcatttccagggatgatgaGCTGACACCACTAGAATTATCCGAGGTGCAGATGCGCCCACTTCACCTGCAGATcatccaggagctcctggcaTGCCACAATACCCTGAGCCATATATCCAGAGCCCTGCCCATGTCACCGCGCCAGTGAAACCAGTCCCTTGGAGGCCCTGGGAGGAATGTGCAGTGCCAGCACCTTGCACAATGCCAGTAATCCCGGGCGTGCCGGGCTGGCCAGGAGCACCCCAGGATCTCACCTCTGTGGAAGTCAGACAGACCCCCAGGATGCAGAGCAGAGTGTGAAACACTCCCACCTCGGTCGGTCACTGACAGCCCAACGGGGCCTTTGACTGGTTTCAGGGAACCAGGGAGGATGGCATCAACAGCACGGTCCCTCCACTATCCCTGGATCTGCAGGGATCCAGCACTTACAGACGGAAGCATATGAAGGGGGAAGCAGGAACCCAAGGAAGGGACACCCCATGCCCAGACCCTCACAAGGATGCAATACCCAGACAAGGGTGTATGAAGGACCCCAAAGATGTGATGCCAGTGGCCCCcaattcccagcccctcttACCTTGCCCATGTCCAGTTCAGTGGCTTCCAGGATCTCCTGCTTCTTGTCATCCAGGAAGCGTCCCAGAGCCTCCAGCTGGGCCACGCGGTATTCCAAGGGCCGCGTCTTCCCCGAGAGCCAGGATGCCCGCAGGTGGCTCACCAGCCCCGCATAGGGGTTCCCGCTGCAGGGACGAGGCTGTTAGAGGGGACCCGGCCCCGTTCTACCTCCCCAGAGCTTCGTGTCATCCCAGACCCACGTtatcccatcccagcaccaaACTGGACCCCAGATTCCCTGGGGACGGGACAGGGGGTCCACACACACCCGTCTCCcttgctgctgggagcagcccaaCGCAGCACCATTCCCAGCAGATCCTGTTTTCTCCCTTGAGCCATGCTGGGATGTGGTGGCTCGCAGACCTCAGACTTTTTCCCCAGCACCAACTTGGGGTCCCCATTCCCTGGCACTACCACAGCTTCCCCTGCCCACCTCCTTGTCTTCCTCCCAGCCCCTCGCTCTCACCACAGAGTGCTGCAGACCATCGGCACTGGCCCCTTCCCGATCCCGCTGCCTCCACTGCAcccagcagctttcccaggaTCTTTGCCAGGATCGCTGCCCGTGGTGCCGCACTTGCcgcagcccaggagctgctgcctggggggCTCGAGGGGCTGCTGCGTGCcaagctgctggaaggagctgccGGTATCCATGGAGAGCGT
This window contains:
- the LOC120753724 gene encoding aldehyde dehydrogenase family 3 member B1-like isoform X2, which translates into the protein METGTVVPLLPESEASGAPEGDATRNPYAGLVSHLRASWLSGKTRPLEYRTAQLEALGRFLDDKKQQILEATASDLGKVPFEAELSEIFLSKNELYETLKNLSRWMKDEQVDRTLATRMDSAFIRKEPYGVVLIIAPWNYPIHLFLVPLIGAVAAGNCVIVKPSEMSKKTERIVAEGLPSYLDKDCFAVVTGGVPETTRLLENKFDYIFFTGSPPVGRIVMTAAAKHLTPVTLELGGKNPCYVSDTCDVTNVARRVAWGRFFNAGQTCIAPDYLLCTVEMQEKLIPALREAITDFYGPNPRESPDFGRIAGDKQFRRVQRLLGSGRVALGGQTDEAERYIAPTVLADVQPSDPIMQEEIFGPILPIVVITSTDEAIDFINSRERPLALYAFSSDDKVVNQVLERTSSGGFCGNDTLMHMSMPSLPFGGIGNSGLGRHHGKFSFDTFSHHRGCLKRGMGWEPLNAPRYPPYSQQKFGVIRATCKVTRKNDCTLL
- the LOC120753724 gene encoding aldehyde dehydrogenase family 3 member B1-like isoform X1, with product METGTVVPLLPESEASGAPEGDATSRNPYAGLVSHLRASWLSGKTRPLEYRTAQLEALGRFLDDKKQQILEATASDLGKVPFEAELSEIFLSKNELYETLKNLSRWMKDEQVDRTLATRMDSAFIRKEPYGVVLIIAPWNYPIHLFLVPLIGAVAAGNCVIVKPSEMSKKTERIVAEGLPSYLDKDCFAVVTGGVPETTRLLENKFDYIFFTGSPPVGRIVMTAAAKHLTPVTLELGGKNPCYVSDTCDVTNVARRVAWGRFFNAGQTCIAPDYLLCTVEMQEKLIPALREAITDFYGPNPRESPDFGRIAGDKQFRRVQRLLGSGRVALGGQTDEAERYIAPTVLADVQPSDPIMQEEIFGPILPIVVITSTDEAIDFINSRERPLALYAFSSDDKVVNQVLERTSSGGFCGNDTLMHMSMPSLPFGGIGNSGLGRHHGKFSFDTFSHHRGCLKRGMGWEPLNAPRYPPYSQQKFGVIRATCKVTRKNDCTLL
- the LOC120753715 gene encoding aldehyde dehydrogenase family 3 member B1-like is translated as MEVPPSRGGGHIPSYPIPDLVPTASPTEAGPNPSRPWPWGPAPQHLGTPTRSLGSACPASRSSSFHTSSQGLQTLSMDTGSSFQQLGTQQPLEPPRQQLLGCGKCGTTGSDPGKDPGKAAGCSGGSGIGKGPVPMVCSTLCGNPYAGLVSHLRASWLSGKTRPLEYRVAQLEALGRFLDDKKQEILEATELDMGKPSFEAFFSEILLCKNELNVTLNNLCQWMKDEYVDKNLVMQLDSAFIRKDPYGVVLIIAPWNYPIHLFLVPLIGAIAAGNCAIIKPSEISKNTERLVAETLGCYLDDDCFAVVTGGVPETTRLLENKFDYIFFTGSPPVGRIVMTAAAKHLTPVTLELGGKNPCYVSDTCDVTNVARRVAWGRFFNAGQTCIAPDYLLCTIEMQEKLMPALREAITEFFGPNPRESPDFGRIVSDKQFRRLRALLCSGRVALGGQTDEAERYIAPTVLADVQPSDPAMQEEIFGPILPIVVIANMDEAIDFINARPRPLALYAFSCDSKIVNQVLERTSSGGFCGNDTLMHLTLTSLPFGGIGNSGLGKYHGKFTFDTFSHHRGCLHRNMGLETLNTPRYPPYTQQKLGILTTTFEVKRRGTCTLL